In the genome of Brienomyrus brachyistius isolate T26 chromosome 17, BBRACH_0.4, whole genome shotgun sequence, one region contains:
- the ano7 gene encoding anoctamin-7 isoform X1 has translation MFSRQEGKVWGGVKTRGSSVEMDTPKLLAQGWRTASPPRVSPGQLPQGTRMKKRRVEEDNHTLIAMEMPAEQSYGSMEAGGRSSPTHSNTFSDGTTPVDFVLVWEEHRTQLTDGLADRKSPQISDSDGQSRENFLSRLQASGILQEKRVVDQEQTQITYLLLSAPWSVLCYYAEEISLRVPLEDVSHTSLHGSEKILKKLSIPNLMIEEVPSPPRHFYTCQFRTNKLKRFLGSDNKETFFKATQRHQIFSLPLYVKLYEILARTPYGLINRGEVGVDRLVSEKVFTAAYPLHEGPFEVAGEPMVPQSLGLRQILYQYWARWACWRRYQPLDHVREYFGEKIALYFAWLGFYTSWLLPAAVVGLLIFLFGIWLMSVDVPVMEVCGSGDTYVMCPLCNICSQWNLSSICVTFKLGILFDHGGTVFFSIFMSLWAITFLEYWKRTSAVLAHRWDCSEFEEIEERPRPEFTAMAPMTIRNPITGAEEPYFPERRRFNRTITSCMVIIVMLAIVLIFLMAIILYRTIVSIIIYGSSNPFFIFAAGRIASLTGSVLNLAVILLLSRLYTYLAQVLTRWEMHRTQTEYEDAFILKVFIFQFVNFYSSPIYIAFFKGRFVGYPGNYYTFLGFRNEDCGAGGCLIELAQELLVIMVGKQVINNIQEFLLPKLQTWWQNRKLHHHGENDMEGERSLNKEIPTPWEKDYQLLVCEGLFEEYLEMVLQFGFITIFVAACPLAPLFALLNNWVEVRLDAQKFVCEYRRPVVERAQDIGIWFTILHIICHLAVISNAFLIAFTSDFLPRLYYRYTNDGSLEGYINSTLAIAPLSYTQNQTLCRYRGYRDSQGHFLPEYFHLLAIRLGFVIIFEHVVFFVARLIDMMVPDIPEEVEVKIKREHYMAKEALAENQSLGKKLVSEEMQELAQTLRHRCKDYEPSSATLPSASEDHGQPSI, from the exons ATGTTCAGTAGACAGGAAGGTAAGGTCTGGGGGGGCGTGAAAACTCGAGGCTCTTCTGTGGAGATGGACACCCCCAAACTGCTGGCACAGGGCTGGCGCACAGCCTCACCACCCCGTGTGTCACCAGGACAACTTCCGCAAGGAACCAGGATGAAGAAAAGGAGGGTAGAAGAGGACAACCACACCCTCATCGCTATGGAGATGCCAGCAGAGCAGAGCTATGGCAGCATGGAAGCTGGG GGCCGGTCCAGTCCTACACACAGCAACACATTCAGCGATGGCACCACCCCAGTCG ACTTTGTGTTGGTGTGGGAGGAGCACCGGACACAGCTAACAGATGGACTGGCAGACAGGAAGAGTCCCCAAATCTCAGACTCCGATGGCCAATCACGCGAGAACTTCCTGTCTAGACTACAGGCGTCGGGGATTCTTCAAGAAAAG AGGGTCGTGGACCAGGAACAGACACAAATCACCTATTTGCTTCTCAGCGCCCCTTGGAGTGTCTTATGCTATTATGCAGAGGAAATTAGCCTTAGGGTGCCCCTAGAG GACGTCTCACACACAAGCCTGCACGGATCAGAAAAGATCTTAAAGAAGCTGTCTATCCCAAACCTCATGATTGAGGAGGTTCCCAGCCCACCAAGACATTTCTACACCTGTCAGTTTCGCACCAACAAGCTCAAGAG GTTTCTGGGGAGTGACAACAAAGAGACCTTCTTCAAGGCGACCCAGAGACACCAGATT TTCTCTCTCCCACTATATGTGAAGCTGTATGAGATTCTGGCTCGGACCCCATATGGGTTGATAAACAGAGGAGAAGTGGGGGTCGACAGGTTGGTCAGCGAGAAGGTCTTTACTGCTGCATACCCCCTGCATGAG GGTCCATTTGAGGTGGCAGGAGAGCCAATGGTGCCACAGTCACTGGGCCTGAGGCAGATTCTGTACCAATACTGGGCCCGCTGGGCTTGCTGGAGACGCTATCAGCCCCTCGACCATGTCCGCGAGTACTTTGGAGAGAAGATTGCTCTCTACTTCGCCTGGTTGG GATTCTACACGAGTTGGCTGCTGCCTGCTGCTGTTGTGGGATTACTCATCTTCCTGTTCGGGATCTGGCTGATGAGCGTAGATGTGCCAGT aaTGGAGGTCTGTGGCAGTGGGGATACCTACGTTATGTGTCCACTTTGCAACATCTGCTCCCAATGGAACCTGTCCAGCATCTGTGTCACCTTCAAG TTGGGCATACTCTTTGACCATGGTGGCACGGTGTTCTTCAGCATCTTCATGTCCCTGTGGGCCATCACCTTCCTGGAGTACTGGAAACGCACGAGCGCAGTGTTGGCCCATCGCTGGGACTGCTCTGAGTTTGAGGAGATTGAG GAACGCCCAAGGCCAGAATTCACCGCTATGGCGCCCATGACCATACGCAATCCCATTACAGGCGCCGAGGAGCCCTACTTTCCAGAGAGGCGCCGGTTCAACCGCACAATAACAAGCTGCATGGTCATCATTGTTATG TTGGCTATAGTCCTGATTTTCCTGATGGCCATAATCCTGTACAGGACCATAGTCAGCATCATCATCTATGGGTCCAGTAATCCCTTCTTCATCTTCGCT GCCGGGAGGATAGCGAGTCTCACTGGCTCTGTGCTCAACTTGGCAGTGATCCTGCTGTTATCCAGGCTCTACACTTACCTGGCCCAAGTTCTGACTCGTTGGG AGATGCACCGCACTCAGACTGAGTATGAAGATGCATTCATTCTGAAGGTCTTCATTTTCCAGTTTGTCAACTTCTACTCTTCACCCATCTACATTGCTTTTTTCAAGGGCAG GTTTGTTGGTTATCCTGGCAACTACTACACATTCCTGGGATTTCGTAATGAGGAC TGCGGTGCAGGAGGCTGCCTTATTGAGCTGGCCCAGGAGTTGTTGGTTATAATGGTGGGCAAGCAGGTCATCAACAATATCCAGGAGTTTCTTCTTCC AAAGCTGCAGACCTGGTGGCAAAACCGGAAGCTCCATCACCATGGAGAAAATGATATGGAGGGCGAGAGGAGCCTGAATAAAGAAATACCTACACCGTGGGAAAAAGACTACCAGCTATTGGTGTGCGAGGGATTGTTCGAAGAGTATCTGGAGATGG TGCTTCAATTTGGCTTCATCACCATATTTGTGGCCGCCTGCCCTCTGGCTCCCCTCTTTGCATTGCTGAACAACTGGGTGGAGGTGCGTCTGGATGCACAGAAGTTTGTGTGTGAGTACCGGCGGCCAGTGGTGGAGCGTGCCCAGGACATCGGGATCTGGTTCACCATCCTGCACATCATCTGCCACCTGGCAGTCATCAGCAAC GCCTTCCTTATCGCTTTCACATCCGACTTCCTGCCACGCCTGTACTACAGATACACCAATGATGGGAGCTTAGAGGGCTACATCAACTCCACTCTGGCTATAGCTCCGCTGAGCTACACCCAGAACCAAACTCTGTGCAG GTACCGAGGCTATAGGGACTCCCAAGGACATTTCCTGCCTGAATACTTCCACCTTCTGGCCATACGTCTGGGTTTTGTCATCATTTTTGAA CATGTTGTATTCTTTGTTGCCCGTTTGATCGACATGATGGTTCCAGACATTCCAGAGGAGGTGGAGGTCAAAATAAAAAGGGAGCACTACATGGCCAAAGAGGCGCTGGCTGAGAACCAG TCCCTGGGCAAGAAATTAGTCTCAGAGGAGATGCAAGAACTAGCACAGACCTTGAGGCACCGATGTAAGGACTATGAGCCCTCCTCAGCCACGCTGCCCTCTGCTTCCGAAGATCATGGCCAACCTTCTATCTGA
- the ano7 gene encoding anoctamin-7 isoform X3 — protein MKKRRVEEDNHTLIAMEMPAEQSYGSMEAGGRSSPTHSNTFSDGTTPVDFVLVWEEHRTQLTDGLADRKSPQISDSDGQSRENFLSRLQASGILQEKRVVDQEQTQITYLLLSAPWSVLCYYAEEISLRVPLEDVSHTSLHGSEKILKKLSIPNLMIEEVPSPPRHFYTCQFRTNKLKRFLGSDNKETFFKATQRHQIFSLPLYVKLYEILARTPYGLINRGEVGVDRLVSEKVFTAAYPLHEGPFEVAGEPMVPQSLGLRQILYQYWARWACWRRYQPLDHVREYFGEKIALYFAWLGFYTSWLLPAAVVGLLIFLFGIWLMSVDVPVMEVCGSGDTYVMCPLCNICSQWNLSSICVTFKLGILFDHGGTVFFSIFMSLWAITFLEYWKRTSAVLAHRWDCSEFEEIEERPRPEFTAMAPMTIRNPITGAEEPYFPERRRFNRTITSCMVIIVMLAIVLIFLMAIILYRTIVSIIIYGSSNPFFIFAAGRIASLTGSVLNLAVILLLSRLYTYLAQVLTRWEMHRTQTEYEDAFILKVFIFQFVNFYSSPIYIAFFKGRFVGYPGNYYTFLGFRNEDCGAGGCLIELAQELLVIMVGKQVINNIQEFLLPKLQTWWQNRKLHHHGENDMEGERSLNKEIPTPWEKDYQLLVCEGLFEEYLEMVLQFGFITIFVAACPLAPLFALLNNWVEVRLDAQKFVCEYRRPVVERAQDIGIWFTILHIICHLAVISNAFLIAFTSDFLPRLYYRYTNDGSLEGYINSTLAIAPLSYTQNQTLCRYRGYRDSQGHFLPEYFHLLAIRLGFVIIFEHVVFFVARLIDMMVPDIPEEVEVKIKREHYMAKEALAENQSLGKKLVSEEMQELAQTLRHRCKDYEPSSATLPSASEDHGQPSI, from the exons ATGAAGAAAAGGAGGGTAGAAGAGGACAACCACACCCTCATCGCTATGGAGATGCCAGCAGAGCAGAGCTATGGCAGCATGGAAGCTGGG GGCCGGTCCAGTCCTACACACAGCAACACATTCAGCGATGGCACCACCCCAGTCG ACTTTGTGTTGGTGTGGGAGGAGCACCGGACACAGCTAACAGATGGACTGGCAGACAGGAAGAGTCCCCAAATCTCAGACTCCGATGGCCAATCACGCGAGAACTTCCTGTCTAGACTACAGGCGTCGGGGATTCTTCAAGAAAAG AGGGTCGTGGACCAGGAACAGACACAAATCACCTATTTGCTTCTCAGCGCCCCTTGGAGTGTCTTATGCTATTATGCAGAGGAAATTAGCCTTAGGGTGCCCCTAGAG GACGTCTCACACACAAGCCTGCACGGATCAGAAAAGATCTTAAAGAAGCTGTCTATCCCAAACCTCATGATTGAGGAGGTTCCCAGCCCACCAAGACATTTCTACACCTGTCAGTTTCGCACCAACAAGCTCAAGAG GTTTCTGGGGAGTGACAACAAAGAGACCTTCTTCAAGGCGACCCAGAGACACCAGATT TTCTCTCTCCCACTATATGTGAAGCTGTATGAGATTCTGGCTCGGACCCCATATGGGTTGATAAACAGAGGAGAAGTGGGGGTCGACAGGTTGGTCAGCGAGAAGGTCTTTACTGCTGCATACCCCCTGCATGAG GGTCCATTTGAGGTGGCAGGAGAGCCAATGGTGCCACAGTCACTGGGCCTGAGGCAGATTCTGTACCAATACTGGGCCCGCTGGGCTTGCTGGAGACGCTATCAGCCCCTCGACCATGTCCGCGAGTACTTTGGAGAGAAGATTGCTCTCTACTTCGCCTGGTTGG GATTCTACACGAGTTGGCTGCTGCCTGCTGCTGTTGTGGGATTACTCATCTTCCTGTTCGGGATCTGGCTGATGAGCGTAGATGTGCCAGT aaTGGAGGTCTGTGGCAGTGGGGATACCTACGTTATGTGTCCACTTTGCAACATCTGCTCCCAATGGAACCTGTCCAGCATCTGTGTCACCTTCAAG TTGGGCATACTCTTTGACCATGGTGGCACGGTGTTCTTCAGCATCTTCATGTCCCTGTGGGCCATCACCTTCCTGGAGTACTGGAAACGCACGAGCGCAGTGTTGGCCCATCGCTGGGACTGCTCTGAGTTTGAGGAGATTGAG GAACGCCCAAGGCCAGAATTCACCGCTATGGCGCCCATGACCATACGCAATCCCATTACAGGCGCCGAGGAGCCCTACTTTCCAGAGAGGCGCCGGTTCAACCGCACAATAACAAGCTGCATGGTCATCATTGTTATG TTGGCTATAGTCCTGATTTTCCTGATGGCCATAATCCTGTACAGGACCATAGTCAGCATCATCATCTATGGGTCCAGTAATCCCTTCTTCATCTTCGCT GCCGGGAGGATAGCGAGTCTCACTGGCTCTGTGCTCAACTTGGCAGTGATCCTGCTGTTATCCAGGCTCTACACTTACCTGGCCCAAGTTCTGACTCGTTGGG AGATGCACCGCACTCAGACTGAGTATGAAGATGCATTCATTCTGAAGGTCTTCATTTTCCAGTTTGTCAACTTCTACTCTTCACCCATCTACATTGCTTTTTTCAAGGGCAG GTTTGTTGGTTATCCTGGCAACTACTACACATTCCTGGGATTTCGTAATGAGGAC TGCGGTGCAGGAGGCTGCCTTATTGAGCTGGCCCAGGAGTTGTTGGTTATAATGGTGGGCAAGCAGGTCATCAACAATATCCAGGAGTTTCTTCTTCC AAAGCTGCAGACCTGGTGGCAAAACCGGAAGCTCCATCACCATGGAGAAAATGATATGGAGGGCGAGAGGAGCCTGAATAAAGAAATACCTACACCGTGGGAAAAAGACTACCAGCTATTGGTGTGCGAGGGATTGTTCGAAGAGTATCTGGAGATGG TGCTTCAATTTGGCTTCATCACCATATTTGTGGCCGCCTGCCCTCTGGCTCCCCTCTTTGCATTGCTGAACAACTGGGTGGAGGTGCGTCTGGATGCACAGAAGTTTGTGTGTGAGTACCGGCGGCCAGTGGTGGAGCGTGCCCAGGACATCGGGATCTGGTTCACCATCCTGCACATCATCTGCCACCTGGCAGTCATCAGCAAC GCCTTCCTTATCGCTTTCACATCCGACTTCCTGCCACGCCTGTACTACAGATACACCAATGATGGGAGCTTAGAGGGCTACATCAACTCCACTCTGGCTATAGCTCCGCTGAGCTACACCCAGAACCAAACTCTGTGCAG GTACCGAGGCTATAGGGACTCCCAAGGACATTTCCTGCCTGAATACTTCCACCTTCTGGCCATACGTCTGGGTTTTGTCATCATTTTTGAA CATGTTGTATTCTTTGTTGCCCGTTTGATCGACATGATGGTTCCAGACATTCCAGAGGAGGTGGAGGTCAAAATAAAAAGGGAGCACTACATGGCCAAAGAGGCGCTGGCTGAGAACCAG TCCCTGGGCAAGAAATTAGTCTCAGAGGAGATGCAAGAACTAGCACAGACCTTGAGGCACCGATGTAAGGACTATGAGCCCTCCTCAGCCACGCTGCCCTCTGCTTCCGAAGATCATGGCCAACCTTCTATCTGA
- the rnf168 gene encoding E3 ubiquitin-protein ligase rnf168 isoform X2, with product MPPVAEAEGRPGGLSRADCLCPICLDIFLEPVTLPCSHTFCKPCFLETVDKANLSCPLCRKRVSSWARLHSRNKTLVNAELWSRVQEAFPAQCEQRLSGGDAGDMAAPAVSSKPRVSQPGELRKEYEDQMSRLAAEKQALEEAEQAASEQYIQRLLAEDEEHSAEEWRRQEEKQLEDDEKLARMLSMELNSSPEPEAQKQVRSTRKISAKKITNTGDIERFLQPLAQMGPISSSAKMERSRLDVYGWNEAERGEPDTRVSRPEQNDSTAAASWMEQDGDSGDPGIMWVREQPPGKRKSAEVGPEAADSLARKRPCHPNFLVDLEEKLQSQQQQEEEDWQLALRLQQQLDREEALRVVNRRKGSPDQYQLRQRPSNVPADPASRGRSHSVPEQKQEKPRVRQRGSSCGPPRAQRGEHASESPLPVVHKACKQSTLTEMFPPLNS from the exons ATGCCCCCGGTGGCGGAGGCCGAGGGGAGGCCGGGGGGGCTGTCGCGGGCCGACTGCCTGTGCCCCATCTGCCTGGATATCTTCCTGGAGCCGGTGACGCTGCCCTGCAGCCACACCTTCTGCAAGCCCTGCTTCCTTGAGACGGTGGACAAAGCCAACCTGAGCTGTCCCCTGTGCCGTAAACGCGTGTCCAGCTGGGCGCGTCTGCACAGCCGCAACAAGACGCTGGTCAACGCGGAGCTGTGGAGCCGTGTGCAGGAGGCCTTCCCCGCACAGTGTGAGCAGCGGCTCAGTGGCGGGGACGCGGGGGATATGGCAG CACCAGCCGTCAGTAGCAAACCAAGAGTGAGCCAGCCTGGAGAACTGCGTAAGGAGTATGAAGACCAGATGAGCCGG CTGGCTGCAGAGAAGCAGGCACTAGAGGAGGCGGAGCAGGCGGCCAGCGAGCAGTACATCCAGCGACTTCTGGCCGAGGACGAGGAGCATTCGGCAGAGGAGTGGAGAAGGCAGGAGGAGAAACAGCTGGAGGATGACGAGAAGCTGGCCAGGATGCTGAGCATGGAGCTg AATTCCAGCCCAGAACCTGAAGCTCAAAAACAGGTGCGGTCAACGAGGAAGATATCGGCCAAGAAAATTACAAACACAGGAGACATAGAGAG GTTTTTGCAGCCACTTGCACAGATGGGTCCCATCAGCAGTTCTGCTAAAATG GAGCGATCTAGGCTGGATGTGTATGGGTGGAATGAGGCTGAGAGGGGAGAACCAGACACTCGAGTCTCCCGGCCGGAACAGAACGACAGCACTGCAGCAGCTTCCTGGATGGAGCAAGACGGAGACTCGGGAGATCCTGGGATCATGTGGGTAAGAGAGCAGCCCCCTGGCAAAAGAAAGAGCGCCGAGGTCGGACCTGAGGCTGCAGACAGCCTTGCCAGAAAGAGGCCCTGCCACCCCAACTTTCTGGTGGACCTGGAGGAGAAGCTGCAGAGCCAGCAGCAACAAGAGGAGGAAGATTGGCAGCTGGCCTTGAGACTGCAGCAGCAGCTGGACCGCGAAGAGGCCCTCCGGGTTGTGAACCGGCGCAAGGGCTCCCCCGACCAGTACCAGCTCCGTCAGCGTCCCAGCAATGTCCCAGCGGACcccgccagcagagggcgctctcATTCTGTACCGGAACAGAAGCAGGAGAAGCCGAGAGTGAGGCAGCGAGGATCTAGCTGTGGGCCCCCCCGGGCCCAGAGGGGGGAGCATGCCTCGGAGTCCCCCCTCCCTGTAGTACACAAGGCCTGCAAACAGAGCACCCTGACTGAGATGTTCCCTCCCCTGAACAGTTGA
- the ano7 gene encoding anoctamin-7 isoform X2, whose product MFSRQEGKVWGGVKTRGSSVEMDTPKLLAQGWRTASPPRVSPGQLPQGTRMKKRRVEEDNHTLIAMEMPAEQSYGSMEAGGRSSPTHSNTFSDGTTPVDFVLVWEEHRTQLTDGLADRKSPQISDSDGQSRENFLSRLQASGILQEKRVVDQEQTQITYLLLSAPWSVLCYYAEEISLRVPLEDVSHTSLHGSEKILKKLSIPNLMIEEVPSPPRHFYTCQFRTNKLKRFLGSDNKETFFKATQRHQILYEILARTPYGLINRGEVGVDRLVSEKVFTAAYPLHEGPFEVAGEPMVPQSLGLRQILYQYWARWACWRRYQPLDHVREYFGEKIALYFAWLGFYTSWLLPAAVVGLLIFLFGIWLMSVDVPVMEVCGSGDTYVMCPLCNICSQWNLSSICVTFKLGILFDHGGTVFFSIFMSLWAITFLEYWKRTSAVLAHRWDCSEFEEIEERPRPEFTAMAPMTIRNPITGAEEPYFPERRRFNRTITSCMVIIVMLAIVLIFLMAIILYRTIVSIIIYGSSNPFFIFAAGRIASLTGSVLNLAVILLLSRLYTYLAQVLTRWEMHRTQTEYEDAFILKVFIFQFVNFYSSPIYIAFFKGRFVGYPGNYYTFLGFRNEDCGAGGCLIELAQELLVIMVGKQVINNIQEFLLPKLQTWWQNRKLHHHGENDMEGERSLNKEIPTPWEKDYQLLVCEGLFEEYLEMVLQFGFITIFVAACPLAPLFALLNNWVEVRLDAQKFVCEYRRPVVERAQDIGIWFTILHIICHLAVISNAFLIAFTSDFLPRLYYRYTNDGSLEGYINSTLAIAPLSYTQNQTLCRYRGYRDSQGHFLPEYFHLLAIRLGFVIIFEHVVFFVARLIDMMVPDIPEEVEVKIKREHYMAKEALAENQSLGKKLVSEEMQELAQTLRHRCKDYEPSSATLPSASEDHGQPSI is encoded by the exons ATGTTCAGTAGACAGGAAGGTAAGGTCTGGGGGGGCGTGAAAACTCGAGGCTCTTCTGTGGAGATGGACACCCCCAAACTGCTGGCACAGGGCTGGCGCACAGCCTCACCACCCCGTGTGTCACCAGGACAACTTCCGCAAGGAACCAGGATGAAGAAAAGGAGGGTAGAAGAGGACAACCACACCCTCATCGCTATGGAGATGCCAGCAGAGCAGAGCTATGGCAGCATGGAAGCTGGG GGCCGGTCCAGTCCTACACACAGCAACACATTCAGCGATGGCACCACCCCAGTCG ACTTTGTGTTGGTGTGGGAGGAGCACCGGACACAGCTAACAGATGGACTGGCAGACAGGAAGAGTCCCCAAATCTCAGACTCCGATGGCCAATCACGCGAGAACTTCCTGTCTAGACTACAGGCGTCGGGGATTCTTCAAGAAAAG AGGGTCGTGGACCAGGAACAGACACAAATCACCTATTTGCTTCTCAGCGCCCCTTGGAGTGTCTTATGCTATTATGCAGAGGAAATTAGCCTTAGGGTGCCCCTAGAG GACGTCTCACACACAAGCCTGCACGGATCAGAAAAGATCTTAAAGAAGCTGTCTATCCCAAACCTCATGATTGAGGAGGTTCCCAGCCCACCAAGACATTTCTACACCTGTCAGTTTCGCACCAACAAGCTCAAGAG GTTTCTGGGGAGTGACAACAAAGAGACCTTCTTCAAGGCGACCCAGAGACACCAGATT CTGTATGAGATTCTGGCTCGGACCCCATATGGGTTGATAAACAGAGGAGAAGTGGGGGTCGACAGGTTGGTCAGCGAGAAGGTCTTTACTGCTGCATACCCCCTGCATGAG GGTCCATTTGAGGTGGCAGGAGAGCCAATGGTGCCACAGTCACTGGGCCTGAGGCAGATTCTGTACCAATACTGGGCCCGCTGGGCTTGCTGGAGACGCTATCAGCCCCTCGACCATGTCCGCGAGTACTTTGGAGAGAAGATTGCTCTCTACTTCGCCTGGTTGG GATTCTACACGAGTTGGCTGCTGCCTGCTGCTGTTGTGGGATTACTCATCTTCCTGTTCGGGATCTGGCTGATGAGCGTAGATGTGCCAGT aaTGGAGGTCTGTGGCAGTGGGGATACCTACGTTATGTGTCCACTTTGCAACATCTGCTCCCAATGGAACCTGTCCAGCATCTGTGTCACCTTCAAG TTGGGCATACTCTTTGACCATGGTGGCACGGTGTTCTTCAGCATCTTCATGTCCCTGTGGGCCATCACCTTCCTGGAGTACTGGAAACGCACGAGCGCAGTGTTGGCCCATCGCTGGGACTGCTCTGAGTTTGAGGAGATTGAG GAACGCCCAAGGCCAGAATTCACCGCTATGGCGCCCATGACCATACGCAATCCCATTACAGGCGCCGAGGAGCCCTACTTTCCAGAGAGGCGCCGGTTCAACCGCACAATAACAAGCTGCATGGTCATCATTGTTATG TTGGCTATAGTCCTGATTTTCCTGATGGCCATAATCCTGTACAGGACCATAGTCAGCATCATCATCTATGGGTCCAGTAATCCCTTCTTCATCTTCGCT GCCGGGAGGATAGCGAGTCTCACTGGCTCTGTGCTCAACTTGGCAGTGATCCTGCTGTTATCCAGGCTCTACACTTACCTGGCCCAAGTTCTGACTCGTTGGG AGATGCACCGCACTCAGACTGAGTATGAAGATGCATTCATTCTGAAGGTCTTCATTTTCCAGTTTGTCAACTTCTACTCTTCACCCATCTACATTGCTTTTTTCAAGGGCAG GTTTGTTGGTTATCCTGGCAACTACTACACATTCCTGGGATTTCGTAATGAGGAC TGCGGTGCAGGAGGCTGCCTTATTGAGCTGGCCCAGGAGTTGTTGGTTATAATGGTGGGCAAGCAGGTCATCAACAATATCCAGGAGTTTCTTCTTCC AAAGCTGCAGACCTGGTGGCAAAACCGGAAGCTCCATCACCATGGAGAAAATGATATGGAGGGCGAGAGGAGCCTGAATAAAGAAATACCTACACCGTGGGAAAAAGACTACCAGCTATTGGTGTGCGAGGGATTGTTCGAAGAGTATCTGGAGATGG TGCTTCAATTTGGCTTCATCACCATATTTGTGGCCGCCTGCCCTCTGGCTCCCCTCTTTGCATTGCTGAACAACTGGGTGGAGGTGCGTCTGGATGCACAGAAGTTTGTGTGTGAGTACCGGCGGCCAGTGGTGGAGCGTGCCCAGGACATCGGGATCTGGTTCACCATCCTGCACATCATCTGCCACCTGGCAGTCATCAGCAAC GCCTTCCTTATCGCTTTCACATCCGACTTCCTGCCACGCCTGTACTACAGATACACCAATGATGGGAGCTTAGAGGGCTACATCAACTCCACTCTGGCTATAGCTCCGCTGAGCTACACCCAGAACCAAACTCTGTGCAG GTACCGAGGCTATAGGGACTCCCAAGGACATTTCCTGCCTGAATACTTCCACCTTCTGGCCATACGTCTGGGTTTTGTCATCATTTTTGAA CATGTTGTATTCTTTGTTGCCCGTTTGATCGACATGATGGTTCCAGACATTCCAGAGGAGGTGGAGGTCAAAATAAAAAGGGAGCACTACATGGCCAAAGAGGCGCTGGCTGAGAACCAG TCCCTGGGCAAGAAATTAGTCTCAGAGGAGATGCAAGAACTAGCACAGACCTTGAGGCACCGATGTAAGGACTATGAGCCCTCCTCAGCCACGCTGCCCTCTGCTTCCGAAGATCATGGCCAACCTTCTATCTGA
- the rnf168 gene encoding E3 ubiquitin-protein ligase rnf168 isoform X1, which translates to MPPVAEAEGRPGGLSRADCLCPICLDIFLEPVTLPCSHTFCKPCFLETVDKANLSCPLCRKRVSSWARLHSRNKTLVNAELWSRVQEAFPAQCEQRLSGGDAGDMAAPAVSSKPRVSQPGELRKEYEDQMSRLAAEKQALEEAEQAASEQYIQRLLAEDEEHSAEEWRRQEEKQLEDDEKLARMLSMELVAGVGNSSPEPEAQKQVRSTRKISAKKITNTGDIERFLQPLAQMGPISSSAKMERSRLDVYGWNEAERGEPDTRVSRPEQNDSTAAASWMEQDGDSGDPGIMWVREQPPGKRKSAEVGPEAADSLARKRPCHPNFLVDLEEKLQSQQQQEEEDWQLALRLQQQLDREEALRVVNRRKGSPDQYQLRQRPSNVPADPASRGRSHSVPEQKQEKPRVRQRGSSCGPPRAQRGEHASESPLPVVHKACKQSTLTEMFPPLNS; encoded by the exons ATGCCCCCGGTGGCGGAGGCCGAGGGGAGGCCGGGGGGGCTGTCGCGGGCCGACTGCCTGTGCCCCATCTGCCTGGATATCTTCCTGGAGCCGGTGACGCTGCCCTGCAGCCACACCTTCTGCAAGCCCTGCTTCCTTGAGACGGTGGACAAAGCCAACCTGAGCTGTCCCCTGTGCCGTAAACGCGTGTCCAGCTGGGCGCGTCTGCACAGCCGCAACAAGACGCTGGTCAACGCGGAGCTGTGGAGCCGTGTGCAGGAGGCCTTCCCCGCACAGTGTGAGCAGCGGCTCAGTGGCGGGGACGCGGGGGATATGGCAG CACCAGCCGTCAGTAGCAAACCAAGAGTGAGCCAGCCTGGAGAACTGCGTAAGGAGTATGAAGACCAGATGAGCCGG CTGGCTGCAGAGAAGCAGGCACTAGAGGAGGCGGAGCAGGCGGCCAGCGAGCAGTACATCCAGCGACTTCTGGCCGAGGACGAGGAGCATTCGGCAGAGGAGTGGAGAAGGCAGGAGGAGAAACAGCTGGAGGATGACGAGAAGCTGGCCAGGATGCTGAGCATGGAGCTggtagctggggtgggg AATTCCAGCCCAGAACCTGAAGCTCAAAAACAGGTGCGGTCAACGAGGAAGATATCGGCCAAGAAAATTACAAACACAGGAGACATAGAGAG GTTTTTGCAGCCACTTGCACAGATGGGTCCCATCAGCAGTTCTGCTAAAATG GAGCGATCTAGGCTGGATGTGTATGGGTGGAATGAGGCTGAGAGGGGAGAACCAGACACTCGAGTCTCCCGGCCGGAACAGAACGACAGCACTGCAGCAGCTTCCTGGATGGAGCAAGACGGAGACTCGGGAGATCCTGGGATCATGTGGGTAAGAGAGCAGCCCCCTGGCAAAAGAAAGAGCGCCGAGGTCGGACCTGAGGCTGCAGACAGCCTTGCCAGAAAGAGGCCCTGCCACCCCAACTTTCTGGTGGACCTGGAGGAGAAGCTGCAGAGCCAGCAGCAACAAGAGGAGGAAGATTGGCAGCTGGCCTTGAGACTGCAGCAGCAGCTGGACCGCGAAGAGGCCCTCCGGGTTGTGAACCGGCGCAAGGGCTCCCCCGACCAGTACCAGCTCCGTCAGCGTCCCAGCAATGTCCCAGCGGACcccgccagcagagggcgctctcATTCTGTACCGGAACAGAAGCAGGAGAAGCCGAGAGTGAGGCAGCGAGGATCTAGCTGTGGGCCCCCCCGGGCCCAGAGGGGGGAGCATGCCTCGGAGTCCCCCCTCCCTGTAGTACACAAGGCCTGCAAACAGAGCACCCTGACTGAGATGTTCCCTCCCCTGAACAGTTGA